The bacterium genome includes the window CTCGTTCTGATAGACCTGGCGCTTGTTGACCAAAGCGCGGATAAAGAGCTCCTCATCCGAGGCCTCGCTGGCAGGCAAGGGCTGCGGCGCGCTCCCCGCCGCGGCGCTCGCAGAGCCTGAGCTCCCGGGTGCGGCGGCTGCAGCTCTGCCGATGGTGATGATAATCGGCCGGCTGCTGTAACTCTGGCCGCGCACGGAGACGCTGACCGGGGGGATGGTAAAGGTGCCTTCCTTGCTGGCGTTATAAAAATAGGTAAAGCTCTTCTGGACCGACATCTTGCCATTGATGATCTGGATGCTCTGCGAGGTGCCGCCGGAGCCGAGCAGGGTGAGAAACTCGCTGACTTCCGGCAGATCGATGCGATTGATGCCATTCGCGCCCTCACCCGACAGCTCGATGGTCAGGACCAGCTGCTGATTCAGGGTGAGGTTGGTCTGATCCACCGAGGCGGTGATGTTAAGCGGTTGGGCCGCCAGCGTGCTCGCCCAAATCAGCACCATGCCTATACAGGTTCGTACCGTCATAGGGTTATTTCTCTCCATGCACCGGCCCGGCTCGGGATCACCAATCCTTGACCACCGTGATCCGGCCCGGGGCTTGCATCTTGCGGGTATCTTTTTGGTTTTGCTCGTCCTGCTTCAGGGCATCCAGGATCCGCGCAGCGTCCTCTTTTGAGATCTCATCCGGCTTGGGCTGCTGATTTTTCTGTTCTTGCTGCTGTTGCTCCCGCTTTTGCTGCTCCTGATCCTTTTTGTCCTGATCCTGTTGCTGTTGCTGCTGCTGTTGCTGTTGCTGCTGCTGTTGCTGTTGCTGCTGCTGTTGCTGCTGCTGGGGATTCTGCTGTTGCTTCTGCGCCTCATCTTTCAGCTTTTTACGGGCGAGCTCGAGGTTGTACTTGGCATCCTCGTCAGATGGATCGAGTTTGAGCGACTGGGTATAAGCTAGGATCGCCTCGGGCAGCTTGTTGAGGCGGAAGAGAGCGTTGCCCATGTTGTAATAGCTCTGGGCCTGGATCCGGCTGTTGTCGCTCTTGAGCGCGTTCTGGGTCTCCTTGAGCGCTTCCTCGTACTTGTTCTTCTTGTACTCGGCCGCGCCGATATTGAAGGGCGCTTCCGGCAAGCCGGGGGCCTGGGTCTGGGCATCGCGGTATTTGATCAGGGCATCGTCATAGCGTTCCTGTTTAAAGAGCTTGTTGCCCTGGACGATCTTGCCGCGGCCGGGCTGGGCCTGCCCCCCCCCACTACCAAGAACAGTCACAGCCAGCAGGAATAATCCGATTCGTTTCATGGGGATCACCATTTGAAGAGACGTTTGAGCCAGAAATCGCGCCGCTGCCGCCGCTCCGGGATGAAGAATTCGAGCGCCAGCAGCAGAATAGTGAAGATCAGCATGTACTGAAAGCGGTCCTCAAACTGGGAAAAGCGCATCGAACCCAGCTCCTTCTTTTCGAGCTTGTCGATGTCGTCGTAGATCTTGCGCAGCTCGTCCTCGCCGCTGGTGGCTCGGAAATATTTGCCGTTGGTCTGCAGGGCGATCTTTTCCAGAGTCACCTCGTCGAGCTTGGTGATCACCACCTGGCCCTCGCGATCCTTCTTGAAGCCGGAGGAGATCCCATAGTCGGTCATCATCGGGATAGGGTCCCCCTTCGGTGAGCCGATGCCGACGGTATAGATGATCACCCCCTGGCGTTCCGCCTCCTCGGTCTGTTTCATCACATCCCCCTCATGGTCCTCGCCATCGGTGATGATGACCAGGACCTTGTGCTTGCGCTCCTTCTGGTCGAAGCATTCGAGCGCGCGGGAGATGGCCTGACCGATATTGGTGCCGGGGGTCGGAATGAGACCGGGATCGAGGATGTCGAGAAAGAGCTTGGCAGCGCCGTAATCGAGGGTGAGCGGGCATTGCACGAACGCGGTGCCGGCGAAGGCGATGAGGCCGACGCGATCGCCCTGAAGGCGGCCGAGCAGGCTCTCGACCTCGTGTTTGGCCTTATCCAGGCGGCTCGGCGGCACATCCTGGGCCAGCATCGAGGTGGAGACATCGATGGCAATCATCAGGTCGATCCCCTCGCGCTTGACCTCCTCGACGCGGGTGCCGATCTGCGGCCGCGCCAGGGCGAACAGGGCGAAAATCAGGGCTAGGATGATCAAGGCGGCTTTGAGGATCGGTCGGATCGGACTGGCATTAGCCGCAAGCTTTTTCATCAGCTCGCTATTGCCGAACCGCTGCAGCGCCCGGCTCTTGGCGCGAAAGGCCAGAACATAAAAGAATACCACCAGCGGGATGAGCCAGAGGAGGTGGAGCGCATAACTGTTCGCGAATCGCAGCATAAAGGATTCCGCTAATTAGGGTATCTTGCGAAAAACGGTATTGCCGAGGATCACTTCCAGGGCGAGCAGCAGCAGCGCAGCGATCAGATAACCGGAAAAAAGCTCGCGATAGCGGGTGTACTGTTTGACCTGGATCCTGGTCTTTTCCATCTCGCTGATCTCTTTGTAGATTTTTTCCAGGCTGGTCTTATCGGTGGCGCGGAAATAGCGTCCACCGGTGATATCCGCCACCCGCCGCAGCAGCTCTTCATCGATATTGACCGGCATGCGCACATAGCGCCGCCCGAAGATCGGGTCGTCGACCGGATAAAGCGCCTCACCCTTGCTGCCGGCGCCGATGGTATAGACCCGGATATTGAAGCTCTTGGCGATGCGCGCCGCGGTGAGAGGGTCGAGTTCGCCGCGGTTGTTCTGGCCGTCGGTCAGCAGGATCACCACCTTGCTCTTGGCCTTGCTGTCGCGCAGACGGTTGATGCTGGTGCCCAGTCCCATCCCAATGGCGGTGCCATCCTCGATCTGGCCGACATGGATCTCCTCGAGAAATTTGAGCAGGATGCCATAATCCAGGGTCAGGGGGCACTGGGTGAAGCTCTGGCCGGAAAAGACCACCATGCCGATACGATCGTTGGTGCGCCCCTTGATGAAATCGGCCGCGACCAGTTTGGCCGCCTCGAGGCGGTTCTTGGGCTGGAAATCCTCGGCGAGCATCGAGCTGGAGATGTCCATGGAGAGGATGATATCGATGCCCTCGGTGATCATCTCCTCTTCGCGGCTTCCGGCCTGGGGCCGGGCGAAGGCGACGATCAGCAGCGCGATGGCCGCGAGGCGCAGCAGGAAGAGCAGATGGCGGTAGCGTCTGCGGCTTGACGTTCCCACCTCCTTGATCAGGGCGATATCGGAATAGCGCACCGTCGAACGGCTGCGCAGGCTGCGGCGCAGATACCACCAGATCATCGCCGGCAGGATGAGCAGCAGCAGCAGGAACCCGGGATTAGCGAAGCGGAACATCTCAGCGGCCCTCCCCTTGCGTGGACGACGGCTCGGCGACGGCTTCAGGCTGCGGCTGCGGCTCCGGTTCGGTCCAGGTCAGCTTGGTGCCCTCGACGAAGGCGAAGGCGGTTGCGGTCAGGCGTTCGGTTTCGGCCGGCTCGGGGACGTACTTGGCGAATTTGGCCATATCGCAAAGGGTCAGCAGATCCTTCAACCGCGCCGGCCAGGGTTCTTCGAGACCGTAGGTGTCTAGGGCGCCAAGCAGTTCGCGGCTGGTCATTTCGAGGGCATCGATGCCATAGCGGCCTTCGATGTAGCGGCGCAGGATATCGGCCAGTTCGCTGTGCCAGGCCTTGTGCTTGCCCGCGGCGAGCCAGTCGCTGGCGACCAGCGCCTGCAGGGCCTCCAGGGCGATCTCGTGGGCGGGCCGTGGCGGAGTCTGCCGTTCCGGAAGGAGCCCCTTCCCCTGCCGGCGCTGGCGCAAGATCCACCATGTGGCCACAGCAGCGGCAACCAGCAGAACAGCCGCAGCGATCTTGAGCAGGATCGATTTCCAATCGCGCGGCGGCACCAGAGGTGGCTTGATGTCGCGGATATCACCCGCTTCGCTCGGATTGAGGCTTTGCACCAGGATCTTGATCGGTTCGCTCTTGAGAATATGACGTGTCGTGTCGCCCTTGAGTCGATAGGTGATGCTCAGGGCGGGAATTTCATAGTCGCCGGTATCAAAGGTGGAAATCAGATAGTCGGCGCCGAGGAGTGTCCGCCCCTCCTTTTTCTGCGGCGGCAGCACCTTGTAGTCGCGCAGCTCGAACTGGCCGAGATTGCTGCCCGGCGACGGCATCTCGACCGTGACGCCCTCCGCATGGGAGACGCGCAAGCTGTAGCGTACGATATCACCAATGAGAATCTTGGCGC containing:
- a CDS encoding VWA domain-containing protein, which codes for MFRFANPGFLLLLLILPAMIWWYLRRSLRSRSTVRYSDIALIKEVGTSSRRRYRHLLFLLRLAAIALLIVAFARPQAGSREEEMITEGIDIILSMDISSSMLAEDFQPKNRLEAAKLVAADFIKGRTNDRIGMVVFSGQSFTQCPLTLDYGILLKFLEEIHVGQIEDGTAIGMGLGTSINRLRDSKAKSKVVILLTDGQNNRGELDPLTAARIAKSFNIRVYTIGAGSKGEALYPVDDPIFGRRYVRMPVNIDEELLRRVADITGGRYFRATDKTSLEKIYKEISEMEKTRIQVKQYTRYRELFSGYLIAALLLLALEVILGNTVFRKIP
- a CDS encoding tetratricopeptide repeat protein — encoded protein: MKRIGLFLLAVTVLGSGGGQAQPGRGKIVQGNKLFKQERYDDALIKYRDAQTQAPGLPEAPFNIGAAEYKKNKYEEALKETQNALKSDNSRIQAQSYYNMGNALFRLNKLPEAILAYTQSLKLDPSDEDAKYNLELARKKLKDEAQKQQQNPQQQQQQQQQQQQQQQQQQQQQQQDQDKKDQEQQKREQQQQEQKNQQPKPDEISKEDAARILDALKQDEQNQKDTRKMQAPGRITVVKDW
- a CDS encoding VWA domain-containing protein; translation: MLRFANSYALHLLWLIPLVVFFYVLAFRAKSRALQRFGNSELMKKLAANASPIRPILKAALIILALIFALFALARPQIGTRVEEVKREGIDLMIAIDVSTSMLAQDVPPSRLDKAKHEVESLLGRLQGDRVGLIAFAGTAFVQCPLTLDYGAAKLFLDILDPGLIPTPGTNIGQAISRALECFDQKERKHKVLVIITDGEDHEGDVMKQTEEAERQGVIIYTVGIGSPKGDPIPMMTDYGISSGFKKDREGQVVITKLDEVTLEKIALQTNGKYFRATSGEDELRKIYDDIDKLEKKELGSMRFSQFEDRFQYMLIFTILLLALEFFIPERRQRRDFWLKRLFKW